One Candidatus Tanganyikabacteria bacterium genomic window, TCGCTTCCAAGGTCCGGACCGGCTCCTTGGGGAAGCGCCTGCCCGCCTCCCGCATGACCTCCGAGTCGATTCCGAGGATTTCCGCCCTCGCCAGCAGGCCGTCAAGGACTGCGCGGCGCTCGCTACCGGTCGCTTCGTCCACCTGCCCTGCCGCGATTGCCCGATCGAGGGCTCGGCCGACCTCGAGACCGGTCAGGGCGGACGTCGCGAGAGTCGTGTACTTCGGAAGCTCTCCGGCGAGCCACGCCTCCCCTTCGACCAGATCCCGGGCCAAGGCGCTGGATTCGAGGAAAAGGGTGGGCATCACAAGCGCTCCTCGCGGCCCTGATCGATGTACTGCTGTGCCGTACCGGACGGGGCGCCGCCTTTCAGCTGGCTCAGGCGCGCGAGGAACTCCGCGTCTACCGGCACCTCTGCCCGCCGCAGGCGTCCCTCCTCCGCCAGACGCCTGATCCTTCGCTCCGATGGGTCCTCGTGCGGCGAGGCAAGGTGCGGGCGGAGCTCCGCGACGACCAGGCCG contains:
- a CDS encoding type II toxin-antitoxin system VapC family toxin, which encodes MPTLFLESSALARDLVEGEAWLAGELPKYTTLATSALTGLEVGRALDRAIAAGQVDEATGSERRAVLDGLLARAEILGIDSEVMREAGRRFPKEPVRTLEAIHLASALIWSRSVEPPTVASCDRRVRENALALGMEVSPEAG
- a CDS encoding type II toxin-antitoxin system prevent-host-death family antitoxin, translating into MRKIGLRDLKNKLAEYVRLVKAGETIFVTDRGLVVAELRPHLASPHEDPSERRIRRLAEEGRLRRAEVPVDAEFLARLSQLKGGAPSGTAQQYIDQGREERL